One Dunckerocampus dactyliophorus isolate RoL2022-P2 chromosome 15, RoL_Ddac_1.1, whole genome shotgun sequence genomic window, gcaaccaatcactcttttgaggacagcgaggtaaagattttggccaaagaaaacagatggtttgaagaggagtaaaggaagctatttttgtcaaacaacagaacccatcattgaatcggaatggtggtttgaggtttaatttggaccctgtgttcagcaggttactgagaccaaaacccacagctcttagtcatgcaaatgaggtggagccagggccgagccagaacaatacatgctaacgagccagtatcagagtcgttcatacccaactcagggagctacacttccctttgatcggaggtgctaatggcaggagagaattagaccactactccgcccagtcttagtgtaaggaaccaataggaggagggtgttggcacaccaattccgcccactcttactgtatttaaggcctaggctaccagcacttattagtttgctgacgaagctcttcggatgaggagcgaaacgtccgacacattcttcacagaagtacagatgacgtctcaagaagcctttccctcgatgtaaatgaatacatattGTGCTGAAACTACTGCTGTTGTGATTTTCATTGCTGTATTAATTGCAAAGAATCAGGAATAGGGAGGATAATCTGCCTTACAACTGATCTACTGTATTCTACTTCATATTTACAAGTACATTGTAAAGTACAATCATTTATAACAGGCTTAGCTAATGGCTACATTTTAGACGTGAATGAAAATGCAGTGACTATTATTTAAACTTGTATTCCAAatgaaaagagtaatacatttgcatcatacaaATGCCTccgcaaaaaaaatcagacctcacaaatcgccgtgtccctgcgcactgtcacctctctctatttgtgtgtatatgatgaagatgctcgcatggaacacacataaacaagatggccgcggcgctacGTTTCAACAGTCACTGTTGACATAGTGCACTGCtgacttcatgtaaaaaatccaaactatccctttacaTTGGACACAGCCAGAGTGAGCATGCGATTAGCGAGGACAAGGacaccatgtttgtttgtttttgtgcctGCAAAGCACTCGCGTTTCTCAACCCTTGACCTCtttgaacacacacatacactcatacGGTGCAGCTGAGGTGAACATGACTTTATTGACTTCAGTGCAGAAACTTGTGGAAACAAAAGATGAGGATGTCAAAAGGTAGCAGGTCGCACAAACATGCGTGCTCGCTTCAGGCTGCGATTGGACCAAACGACCCCACCGTGGTAAATCCCATTGAGGTTGGCTGACTGGCACTGGTTGTACCACCAACCGCCGCCACGTGTTGCCGCACAGTTTCCCGCCGCGCCGTCGTTGTCTCTGTCCCATGTGCTGAACTTCATCCCATGATGAGTCGCTGTCATGGCGTCACCGGCATCACCACTGTAGCCAGAAAGGCGTAGGGGGTAGCCGTCCTCTTCGAGACCCACGCTCATGACGTATTCTGCACTGGCAACTCCCCCGTCCCCATCCTGCAGCTCCACCTTCAGCAGGCTCTCGCCCTGACTGGTCAACAAGTGGAGGTTCTGGTTGCCGAGCCACACCTCCCCCCTCCCCTGTGCGTCCACACCACCAAATCCACGGCGGTACTCCTCCCAAGTTCGGTTGAAGTCGAGCACACCGTTCTCTCGCTGCTGGACTAACAACCAGCCACCCATCAACCCCTCCTGCTGGCAGTAGACTGCCACAGTGGCAGCTGCAGGAGCGGGTTTGATTTTAAACATGCCACTGGTCTCCCCCTCGGTGTGCTTGTGGAAGATGTCGATACAATCTGCAACACATCAGTTGTTTCACATTCCCTCTTTTTCCAGTAAGTTCAAGGCGAAGCTAACAAAGCTAAACATGATCACTTCCAATTTTTGCTATGAGGGCTAGCTAGCTGgataatgctaatgctaatgctaatgctagcacagGCACAGACAGGTGCCGTTATTCCAGGTCAGAGGTTGTGGTACCTTTTCCCGTGTAATCACTTTGCCGCTCAACATGTGTGGTCTTCACGCCGCGAGCGTGCACGTCAGGAACGTCGTCGTCTGTGTGGCCACTAAAAAACTTCCCCAGGTCAAAGCCCACCTCAGGGAACAGATCTGTGAAGCCCGTTTTGGTGTCCAAGTGGCTTCCTTTAACCCCGCCCGTGTTAACGATCTTGATGGTGGAGGAGGCATGTCCGAAGGAGTTCAAGCCTCCCTTGGTGTCGGACCCCCCCTGACAGGCAGGATTGTCCTCTGACGTCTCCTCTATCTTTTCGACCGGTCCACCCTTTGTCATCACCATGGTCCTCTTGATCGTCTTCACGCAGCTGCTCGTGTCAAAAGTCGGAAGGTCGACCTTATCCAAGCCACCGCCGGCAAACAAGTCACCACCGTTGCTTCCTGTGAGCTCAGTGATGGACTTTGATGGCGTGGAGGAGCCAGGGGGTGGGGATGAAGCACTGGAAGTATGTGGAACTTTGGAAATGGTTGCCGGGTAGGAGCTGGAACCTTCTTGCTCGAGGGTCAACTGGAGCGTTTTCACCTGATCAGTGGAGACCGAGATGGCGTCCGTGACAATAAGCAAATACATCTGACAACTACATGAAAGCTATGTGTTGGTGACCTGAATTgtacatgctaaccacatgtTAATGGCCTGGATGCTCCGAGTTAGCGCCCTGAATGCTACATGTTAGCTACATGCTAGCGATATGAATGCTACATGTTAGGGCTTTGAATCCTACATGTTAGCCACATGCCAACAACCTTAATGTTATATGTTAGTGCTTTGAATGCCACATGTTAGACACATGCTAGTGACTTGAATGCTACATGTCAATGTGATTTGAATTGTACATGTTAGCTACAGATTCGAATCAGCTGTGTGTCAGCCACATCCTGACCTCGTTGAAGATGTCTTGTTTGTCCTGCGGCCTCTGGTCCACGGACTTGTACACATTGTCCAAAATCACACCCTGCAGCACCGTGCTCTTCATCACTTCCAGTGTTTTCACGGAGTCAATGCGCTGAACCCCCTGCGACTGGAGGTGACTGACCTGGGAAAAAGTAAGGGAACATTGGCAAAGAGGAATGCATTGTTGGTGGCGTGTCGGTTTGTCAGAAGCTGGCTGACCTGTTTGTCCAGCGTCACATAGCTGTCACGGTCCACCTGATACACGGAGTAGGTCTTGCAGGAACCTTTGCATGATCGCAGCTTGATGTCGATGTCCACCTGGAAGAAGGAGGCCAGGACCATCAAACCTGCTTCTTGTTTTCAATTGTGGCAGTGCACAATCATGCTTACCTCTAACTTCTGCATGGCGGCCGCCTGGTCAGCAACCCGATCCCTAAGAGCTCCCAGGACCCTAAGCTGTCTGTCAATCTTCACCTTCATTTCGCTGATCCGCTGACGAAGGTTCTGTGCCAAGTTGTAGTAGCGGTCGTCGTGACCTGTGGAAAGAAGATGTGTCGGGTGATGAGTCACGCTGCCAAGCGCTCGAGGTCTGGGAAAAAGGAAGGTGGGCCGGGACCAACCGGTGTCAAGGGTGAGTTTGTCCTTCAGGTATTCATACGTCTGCTTGGTCACTTCATCGGCTGACCTGTGCCTGAGCTTGTTGCTCTCCAGCAGGCTGGTGATCTTCTCGATCTTCTTCAGCAGGCTGTGGTCCCGGTAGTCCATCAGACCTTGTATTCTGCAACCCGATGGGCACTTGGGACCCTGGCGGAAGACACAGGTTAGTTTAGTTCAAGAGCCTGGCGCTATGCTAACTAGCATGTGAGCAAAGCTTACCCAGTCGTCGTCAGTGCAGAACGGCCACTCCCTCTGGGGGCCGCATTTTTCGGAGCGGGTGGCTGGCTCCACGGGCCGCGGTCCTCTGGGGTCCAGCGCACTAGCctgaggggttttttttgtcaatgggAACAAGAGACATACACAAAGCAGGACTCATACTCACCAACGAGGCGGCAGTGCACACGAAGGCCAGCAAGCTTGCTCGTTCCATCTGGATCATTGGTGAATGTTCAGTTGGAGGAGGAGCTCGCTGCTCTTCAAGCCTCTGCGGAGTTCAGCAATCTGGCCGGTGGGGCGCTGACCTGCACTTTGAACGCAAACATCGACTCATGCTGGCCCGTGGACACTGCCGATAAATGTGACGTAAATTTGTGACCCTTTCATCATTGCGAAACCACCACCAGGACACACTCCCACTTAAATCCAGTTCATCTTACTTACACAAACACGTTGTTCCAGTTTGGAAAACATTGGCATCAGTGCGCTTCTTGAGGCAACCACGGCATCACGTAAACGACAATCGAGTTCTGTCATTTCATTTAGTAactataaaaaagaaaacacatccACAAAACAACTGAACCAGTTCATGCAATAGACAACATTTTAGAagtttgttatttaaaaatgagGCATATTGTTGCCTTGTCATCAAAGCATTGACAGGATCCCAGTCTCTGGCCACACACTGGCTAGAGAACACCTGACGTGCCCCATGTGTTCTCAGTCACATGTCAGCTGCCACTTTCTGCCTGGCACTAAGCAGCCATGTGAGTGTGATGACGCCGAAGAACACATCCTCGTATCCAGGGGGGTGAACGATACACCTGTAGCGACAAGTCGGCCTGAGACACTAGAAGCAGGAAACAGTGGGCGCTGGCTAGCTTCCTTGCGCTGCAGCATGTAGTCCATTTCAGTGGTGGCGACAGAAAGTGGGGTCAACAAAACAAAGCGCGTTTGCTTACGTCCACAGATCCTCCACCATTTCAACATGAATGGAGCAAGAGCCAACACATGTAAACAGTTTTTTCCTGTCATCCTTGTTTAGTTATGAGAAGGCCAAACCAATCGCACAGTATGTAAATGGGGAGGATTCCATCCATTCTGTACTAATAGTCAGTCTATGATACCACACATTGGCGAATGCAGATGTCACTGCTTACCCTGAGATCCAGTAAGAACCGGCTCATATTTCATTAATTGTAAAGCCTTTGCCTTGGTGTTTGACCCTATGCCTACGCAATTATCAGTTTTTTGGCATGATGCTCCCTGTGGAAAACTTCCTGGATTTTTGGTGGAAAGGTGTCTTTTTGTGCTTTTCAGTAAAAGTCTAAATAAAAATCctcatccctcatgactgaaggtcctcgtctgtgtggtaatgactgggtttttttaacagcacaacgctgcagttcacaatggccGCTCGACAAAGGACTTCTCCCacaggaataacctcactcttttggaccgccGTGCGTGTTCCCCtgtctaaatccaactgagaacatttggggatagaCAGCAAGGgacgtttacaaaaatgaatatcAGTTCCAGATGCCCTCTGGATGGAtgtcctccatgaagccatcttcaccacctggagcaacattcccactagcctcctggaaacactggcatcaagcatgcccaaaccaatttttgaggtgattaacaagaatggcacagcgactcattactgagtcctttttttgaaaGTTAATTTCTATTtaaggggtgttttttttttttaattaactatGCTCTTAAACATCTGATCAGCTGcttaacagcctatttcagtttaatggttgttcgcaataaattgcttactcaaattttctttttgtctcacatttcttctttttgtattttgaagctccacttaaaacctccttaaggtccaacagtgcaaaatgttatATCTgggatctgggaggagatcccccaggacaccatccgtagtctcattagcagcatgccccgacgttgtcaggcatgcgtacaagcacgtgggggccacacaaactactgagaatcattttgagttgctacaatgacattttagcaaaatggaccagtgtgctgcatcattttttcactttcatttttggggtgtctttgatttcccccctctatagggtgatcattttcatttctatcaaattatgtggcatcattttcttactaatacatcacccacttattatcaggaaagatattcaagatcatttttcccccagtttagatctgatgtgtttttgaagtgttcctctaattttttttaacagtatatatatatatatatattttttataacatGCTGGTCCTCATTGCAGCTTGTCgttagctaacaagctagttAGCACCCGTACATGTGACAACACACATATGACACACCTAATTAAAGAGCACtttgtttatttctgtatgATTCAAACAGAatctacacacacatgcagctcACAAAGGCACTCATGTTGGCCAGGTGTGCGGATGCTAACATGCTACGCTAGCAGCCGTGTCCTTTCACAATGAAGTGACTTCATATGAAGCTGACACACGAACATCAGAGAGGCTAAAGGTCATAAAACGGCATCTTTCTACTTCATCCCAGCAAGTTAGTATGCTTTTCCATACACTGGAGGCCAACATGGCAGCGGTTGCCGTGGCAACACGCTGCTTTCAATTAGGTCACATTGTGGGGATCCCTTGTGGGCTCCTCAACCTCTTTTTACAAACAAGCCCATgaaacctgtgtgtgtgtgtgtgtgtgtgtgtgtgtgtgtgcgcgtggtcAACAGAGCAGGGATTTGAGGTCAGGAAGTCCTCTGAGTTTCAAGTCCAGCAACATCTGAGCGAAGGCTTTTCCCTGCAAGAGgtccacacgcacacaaacacatcagaCTTTGCCTGACACTCACCACATgtttctgtgtctgtgtgtgtgtgtgtgtgtgtgtgtgcacactttacCTGGGGGTCACTGCGCAGTGAtgccaccccaccccccccaagAGAATTCTTCAGGACAAAATTGAGACCGTTGATGCCTGGTAGAGTGtatctgtacacacacacacacgtacgcacacgtgtcaccatggcaacaagctGGCATTATCATTCCATGTCATACTACGTTAGTTAAACGCTAACTTGTGGCTAGTACCCCGCTAACTAGCACACAGAACTTTGGTGGCGGCCAGAGGTTGCGTGCAGCGGATAAACACACATTGGTCTAATTAGGCTGACAGAAAGCTGCTCTCTGTCTGTCATGACGTTCGTTTGCTGTCCCTAATGACCGGGAGCATGGCTTGATCACCCGCCATGTTGTGCTGTGCAAGCATGCTCACCGTGTGACGGCGCCGCTGAGGCCCGGCGGGAAGACGTGGGCCAGGTAGTCCTCCACCACGGAAGAAGTCAAGTGTTTCTTCAGGTAGGGGAAGAGGAGGGCATTGCGAGCGATGACTCCTGCACAGGAACAGTTAGCATGGGATGTTTGATGCCAGTCTAATTAGCGAGCGTCCAGTTGCTCACCAATGTTGGCTGAGTCTCCTTTGTCTCCGCTCCTGGCATAGGCCAATTCTTCCAGTCTGTAGCAGTGAGGGCCAGCAGGCAGCTCTGTAGAGCACAAGCTTCAAGGTGTTAGCATGTCGCCCCCTGCAGGCAAAAAGGTAACACTGCAGACAAACCTGCATCAGGATCGTCCTCGGCACAGGTGAGAGGATCTTCGAGCTCGCCTGTGTTGGGCCCGGTCTCCGAGAGGGACTCCACCAGTTGTCCGTCCACGTGGATGTCCACCTGGAGGGAATATATGGAAATAATGGTGTTGACAGACAGATCAGAGGTCTCACCTTGACTTGACATTTGGGGTGGAAGAAGAAGAGCGGCTTCAGCACGGGTGACCTTGACCAAAAGCAAGAGACAAGAAGGTCATGTGACGCTGCAACACAGACAAGATGGAGGCACCGGCGTGCGGGTCACACTCACACTCGGGGACGCCCGCCTACGATGCCACACAGTCCAGGAGCTGCGAGTGAtgacatgcatatgagtcacaTGAAGCTGGGCGTGTGCCAttttacatgtcttatttttaaGGTCCAGCAAAATCAAAGTTAACGATTGAAGTGCTCAAACTCCAAGTTTGGGTCCTGTAGGTGTCACTAATGCTTGTTTCTGACGGTCCAAACCAATCAAAAGGAAGCAAACCACCCCATTGTTCTATTGGAATGCTAACGTTAAAAAACATCACTGACAACACGCTTATTATAACAATGAGACTCAAAAAATATTAAGTTATTCAAATTCTTGCATCTCCATGGCCAGTCTGTCTTAAAAAGTACAATAACAATCTAGTAACACCTTTGACACACATTACTAATATGTCCATCAGTGAGTGTATGTTTCCATCAGTCCTAAAGTCAGACATTGTGATTCCAATTTTCCAATCAGGCTACTGTCAAGACGTGACCAACTTCAGGTCAATTAACCTccctgacatttttttaaattactggaAAAACTTGTAGCAGAGTAACTGTAGCAGCATTTTGATCAAGGTAACTATTACATCCTATGCAATTTGGTTTCCAAACCAATTATTCCACAGAAACTACCTGCTGTTCTTTTCTACAGATCACCAAAAAAAGTGTTCTTCTCCATAAGTTAACAAATTTTAAACTCTAAAGACACTGTCACTGTCCTAAGACACTTAAAAGGCTGCAGTCCTATTTGGTTGACCGCTGTCAATGTGTcagaattaaaaacaaatgatcTTTCTCTCAAATTTGTAGTATGGGGGTCCCGCAGGGCTCAATCCTCTAAACCCTTTTATTCTGCACTTACATTAATGAGCTTACACATTAATGTATGTGGATGACTGTTCTGTTCACATATGGAGAGCAGACTGGCTCAGTTAATCACACCTGACATTGAACACAGAAAAAACTGTaggttttttgtactttttaaaaaaagaaacaaaatgattTCAAAGTCATTCTTGATTCACATttaagctttaaaaatggctcaTACACTGACGCACGACATCTTCTAACTTCAATTAATTCACAATGTTGCCCtactttaatgaaaaaatatgtgatGCTCTTGTCTGAGTGGAAAACTAAGGCTTTAAGATCTGCATCCGGAGGGACTGTCATTTTCCACCAAGAAAATCTGCTTTTGCTAAATCTGCCTTTTCGATTCAAGCTataaaagaatggaaaaagctTCCCCCTGTAATATGATGGTAGGGGAAgtactgatgtgtgtgtgtgtttgtcatacCCATGCCGGTCCCAGCAGGTGCGATCTCTCGAGAGAAGACTTCCAGCGCCTTCTTGTCTTTGTGCTGGACCGCCATCCACAAGACCGCCTCCCTGGTGTCCTGCGCCGTCAGCTTTGTTAGCCTCATTAGCACTGTTAGCATTAGGTGAAAGTTCAATGTCTCACTTTGTTGCAAGCGTTGGCGCCGTACGTGTCCTCTGCTCCCAGGACTTGGATGTTGACAGATGTGA contains:
- the fga gene encoding fibrinogen alpha chain, producing MIQMERASLLAFVCTAASLASALDPRGPRPVEPATRSEKCGPQREWPFCTDDDWGPKCPSGCRIQGLMDYRDHSLLKKIEKITSLLESNKLRHRSADEVTKQTYEYLKDKLTLDTGHDDRYYNLAQNLRQRISEMKVKIDRQLRVLGALRDRVADQAAAMQKLEVDIDIKLRSCKGSCKTYSVYQVDRDSYVTLDKQVSHLQSQGVQRIDSVKTLEVMKSTVLQGVILDNVYKSVDQRPQDKQDIFNEVKTLQLTLEQEGSSSYPATISKVPHTSSASSPPPGSSTPSKSITELTGSNGGDLFAGGGLDKVDLPTFDTSSCVKTIKRTMVMTKGGPVEKIEETSEDNPACQGGSDTKGGLNSFGHASSTIKIVNTGGVKGSHLDTKTGFTDLFPEVGFDLGKFFSGHTDDDVPDVHARGVKTTHVERQSDYTGKDCIDIFHKHTEGETSGMFKIKPAPAAATVAVYCQQEGLMGGWLLVQQRENGVLDFNRTWEEYRRGFGGVDAQGRGEVWLGNQNLHLLTSQGESLLKVELQDGDGGVASAEYVMSVGLEEDGYPLRLSGYSGDAGDAMTATHHGMKFSTWDRDNDGAAGNCAATRGGGWWYNQCQSANLNGIYHGGVVWSNRSLKRARMFVRPATF